A genomic stretch from Bordetella sp. N includes:
- the pstC gene encoding phosphate ABC transporter permease subunit PstC, producing the protein MSAVMDNNVPVSSAEPGITAQGTPSPMKQNSNALMDALFRNLTRLFAFLVFSLLAAVLISLIYGSRESLAKYGLSFLWTNDWDPGKQNFGAVVPILGTLATSAIALVIAVPVSFGIAIFLTELSPRWLRRPLGTAVEMLAAIPSIIYGMWGLFVFVPVFQEYVQPGLIEVLGSLPLIGGWFAGPPFGIGIFTAGLILSIMITPFITAVMRDVFELVPPMLKESAYGLGSTTWEVMWKVVLPFTKNGVIGGVMLGLGRALGETMAVTFVIGNAFRWSGSLFSPGNSIASSLANEFNEAGGLQKSALLELGLVLFIITTIVLALSKMLLLRLSQSEGKKS; encoded by the coding sequence ATGAGCGCGGTAATGGATAATAATGTGCCGGTCTCGTCAGCCGAGCCGGGTATTACGGCCCAAGGCACACCTTCCCCCATGAAGCAAAATTCAAACGCGCTGATGGATGCGCTATTCAGAAATCTCACACGCCTGTTCGCCTTTCTGGTTTTCAGTCTGCTGGCGGCAGTGCTCATCTCGCTGATCTACGGCAGTCGTGAGTCCCTGGCCAAATATGGCCTGTCTTTCCTGTGGACCAATGATTGGGACCCGGGCAAGCAGAACTTCGGCGCCGTGGTGCCGATTCTGGGCACGCTGGCGACCTCGGCGATCGCGCTGGTCATCGCCGTGCCGGTGTCCTTCGGCATCGCCATCTTCCTGACGGAACTGTCGCCGCGCTGGCTGCGCCGCCCGCTGGGCACCGCGGTGGAAATGCTGGCGGCCATCCCGTCCATCATCTACGGCATGTGGGGCCTGTTCGTTTTCGTTCCGGTGTTCCAGGAATACGTGCAGCCCGGCCTTATCGAAGTGCTGGGCAGCCTGCCGCTGATCGGTGGCTGGTTCGCCGGCCCGCCCTTCGGTATCGGCATCTTCACCGCCGGCCTGATCCTGTCCATCATGATCACGCCCTTCATCACCGCGGTGATGCGCGACGTGTTCGAGCTGGTGCCCCCCATGCTGAAGGAGTCCGCTTACGGCCTGGGCAGCACCACCTGGGAAGTGATGTGGAAGGTGGTCCTGCCCTTCACCAAGAACGGCGTCATCGGCGGTGTCATGCTGGGCCTGGGCCGCGCGCTCGGTGAAACCATGGCGGTGACCTTCGTCATCGGTAACGCGTTCCGCTGGAGCGGGTCGCTGTTCTCCCCCGGCAACTCGATCGCCTCGTCGCTGGCCAACGAGTTCAATGAAGCAGGCGGTCTGCAGAAATCCGCGCTGCTGGAGCTGGGCCTGGTGCTGTTCATCATCACCACGATCGTCCTGGCGCTGTCCAAGATGCTGCTCCTGCGCCTGTCGCAGAGTGAAGGCAAGAAGAGCTGA
- the pstS gene encoding phosphate ABC transporter substrate-binding protein PstS produces MRVFKQISVGFALSAAVFAVQAADVTGAGASFPYPVYAKWASEYKAATNNAVNYQSIGSGGGQQQIIAKTVDFGASDDPMKGEDLDKNGLLQFPAVIGGTVPVVNVSGVSAGQLKLSGAVLADIFQGKIKKWDDAKIKSLNPDVKLPSADIIVVYRSDGSGTTFGWTNYLSKVSASWKAEIGEGKAVKWPTGQGGKGNEGVAAYVGQLKNSIGYVEYAYAKQNKLAWTQLQNKDGKFVQPEQKAFAAAAANADWKSAPGMGVVLTDEPGAASWPVTSATFILVHKVQDKPAQGKAVLSFFDWAFKGGAKSAEALDYVPLPDAVTSEIRASWKQIKGADGKAVWE; encoded by the coding sequence ATGCGTGTCTTCAAGCAAATTTCCGTTGGCTTCGCCCTGAGCGCCGCCGTTTTCGCCGTTCAGGCTGCCGACGTGACCGGCGCCGGCGCGTCCTTCCCCTATCCCGTCTACGCCAAGTGGGCCTCGGAATACAAGGCTGCCACGAACAACGCCGTGAACTATCAGTCGATCGGTTCGGGCGGCGGCCAGCAACAGATCATCGCCAAGACCGTCGATTTCGGCGCTTCGGATGATCCGATGAAGGGCGAAGACCTGGACAAGAACGGCCTGCTGCAATTCCCCGCCGTCATCGGCGGCACGGTGCCGGTCGTCAACGTGTCCGGCGTGTCCGCCGGCCAGCTGAAGCTGTCGGGCGCTGTCCTGGCTGACATCTTCCAAGGCAAGATCAAGAAGTGGGATGACGCCAAGATCAAGTCGCTCAACCCCGACGTCAAGCTGCCTTCGGCCGACATCATCGTCGTCTACCGTTCGGACGGCTCGGGCACGACTTTCGGCTGGACCAACTACCTGTCGAAGGTGTCGGCTTCCTGGAAGGCCGAGATCGGCGAAGGCAAGGCCGTCAAGTGGCCCACCGGTCAAGGTGGCAAGGGTAACGAAGGCGTCGCCGCCTACGTCGGCCAGCTGAAGAACTCGATCGGCTACGTCGAATACGCCTACGCCAAGCAAAACAAGCTGGCCTGGACCCAGCTGCAGAACAAGGACGGCAAGTTCGTCCAGCCGGAACAGAAGGCTTTCGCCGCTGCCGCCGCCAACGCCGACTGGAAGAGCGCGCCTGGCATGGGCGTGGTGCTGACCGACGAACCGGGCGCCGCTTCGTGGCCCGTCACCTCGGCCACCTTCATCCTGGTGCACAAGGTTCAGGACAAGCCGGCGCAGGGCAAGGCCGTGCTGTCGTTCTTCGACTGGGCCTTCAAGGGTGGTGCCAAGTCGGCCGAAGCGCTGGACTACGTGCCGCTGCCTGACGCCGTCACCAGCGAAATCCGCGCCTCCTGGAAGCAAATCAAGGGCGCCGACGGCAAGGCTGTCTGGGAGTAA
- the ppk1 gene encoding polyphosphate kinase 1 — MTQKAVEPWFLNRELSLLKFNERVLAMAENRETPLLERLRYVCIVSSNLDEFFEIRISSLKAQQLQTPNLVGSDGLTPAEAFAKVEEATHALVARQYDLLNDEILPRMEHEGITLHHASEWNEAQQQWAHATFTRDVMPLLTPIGLDPAHPFPRVYNKSLNFIVPLSGTDAFGRKASIAIVQAPRALPRLLRMPSELSGRPDSYVLLTSLMRAFVGELFPGMTMAGCYQWRVTRNSDLFVDEEEVTNLRLALQGELSQRNFGSAVRLEIDKLTPPDLEHFLQREFSLGPQDTYRVNGPVNLSRLMQLCNVADRPSLLFPTYRAPVPAPFDRSLDPGEMFDAIAAGDQLLHHPYQSFQPVIDFLTAAALDPEVMAIKQTIYRTGEDSELMQILLAAARAGKEVTVVVELMARFDEQTNINWAAKLEEVGAHVVYGVVGHKTHAKMALVLRREKGRLRRYAHLGTGNYHPRTARLYTDFGLLTADAALCEDMDKVFSQLTGLGARRSLKSLLQSPFTMHDSMVALIRAEAQAAREGKKARIMAKMNSLLEEGVIQELYEASQAGVKIDLIIRGVCALRSGVPGLSENIRVRSLIGRFLEHSRVFYFHAQGKETVYLSSADWMDRNFFRRVEIAFPVNDKVLKKRVIDEAFTYALRDNQLSWQQQPDGNFTRVRSRGAPFSLHQYLIDRLGV, encoded by the coding sequence ATGACTCAGAAAGCGGTTGAGCCTTGGTTCCTGAATCGCGAACTGTCGCTACTCAAGTTCAATGAACGTGTTCTGGCCATGGCCGAGAACCGGGAAACTCCCCTGCTGGAGCGCCTGCGCTACGTCTGTATCGTCAGCTCCAACCTGGACGAATTCTTCGAGATCCGCATATCCAGCCTGAAGGCGCAGCAGTTGCAGACCCCCAATCTGGTGGGCAGCGACGGGCTGACCCCGGCCGAGGCCTTCGCCAAGGTGGAGGAAGCTACCCACGCCCTGGTGGCGCGCCAGTACGACCTGCTGAACGATGAAATCCTGCCCCGCATGGAGCACGAAGGCATCACCTTGCATCACGCGTCGGAATGGAATGAAGCGCAACAACAGTGGGCGCACGCCACGTTCACGCGCGATGTCATGCCGCTGCTCACGCCGATCGGCCTGGACCCTGCTCATCCTTTCCCGCGCGTCTACAACAAGAGCCTCAACTTCATCGTACCTTTGTCGGGGACCGACGCTTTCGGGCGCAAGGCCTCGATCGCCATCGTGCAGGCGCCGCGTGCCTTGCCGCGCCTGCTGCGCATGCCCAGCGAACTGTCGGGCCGTCCGGACAGCTATGTGCTGCTGACGTCGTTGATGCGCGCTTTCGTCGGCGAGCTGTTTCCCGGCATGACGATGGCCGGCTGCTACCAGTGGCGCGTGACCCGCAACAGCGACCTGTTCGTCGACGAAGAAGAAGTGACCAACTTGCGCCTGGCCCTGCAAGGCGAGCTGTCGCAGCGCAATTTCGGCTCGGCCGTGCGGCTGGAGATCGACAAGCTGACGCCGCCGGACCTGGAGCATTTTCTGCAGCGCGAGTTTTCCCTCGGCCCGCAGGACACGTACCGGGTCAATGGACCGGTGAACCTGTCGCGCCTGATGCAGCTCTGCAATGTCGCCGACCGGCCCTCCCTGCTGTTTCCGACCTATCGGGCGCCAGTGCCGGCGCCGTTCGACCGGTCGCTGGATCCGGGCGAGATGTTCGACGCCATCGCCGCGGGCGACCAGCTGTTGCATCACCCTTACCAGTCCTTCCAGCCCGTCATCGATTTCCTGACGGCGGCGGCGCTGGATCCGGAGGTGATGGCCATCAAGCAGACCATCTACCGTACCGGCGAAGATTCCGAGCTGATGCAGATCCTGCTGGCGGCGGCGCGGGCCGGCAAGGAAGTGACGGTGGTGGTGGAGTTGATGGCGCGCTTCGATGAGCAGACCAACATCAACTGGGCCGCCAAGCTGGAAGAGGTAGGCGCCCACGTGGTCTACGGCGTGGTGGGACACAAGACGCACGCCAAGATGGCGCTGGTCCTGCGGCGCGAGAAAGGCCGCCTGCGCCGCTACGCGCACTTGGGTACCGGCAATTACCATCCGCGTACGGCCAGGCTGTACACGGATTTCGGCCTGCTGACCGCGGACGCGGCCTTGTGCGAAGACATGGACAAGGTGTTCTCGCAGCTGACCGGCCTGGGCGCGCGGCGCAGCCTGAAATCCCTGCTGCAATCGCCCTTCACCATGCACGACAGCATGGTCGCCCTGATCCGCGCCGAGGCCCAGGCCGCGCGCGAGGGCAAGAAGGCGCGCATCATGGCCAAGATGAACTCGCTGCTGGAAGAGGGCGTGATCCAGGAGCTGTACGAGGCCAGCCAGGCTGGGGTGAAGATCGACCTCATCATCCGTGGGGTATGCGCCCTGCGCTCTGGTGTGCCGGGCCTGTCGGAAAACATCCGCGTGCGTTCCCTGATCGGGCGGTTCCTGGAGCATTCGCGGGTTTTCTACTTCCATGCCCAGGGCAAGGAGACGGTCTACCTGTCTTCCGCCGACTGGATGGACCGGAATTTCTTCCGGCGCGTGGAAATCGCCTTCCCGGTCAACGACAAGGTGCTGAAAAAGCGGGTGATCGACGAAGCGTTTACCTACGCCTTGCGCGATAACCAGCTGTCCTGGCAACAGCAGCCGGACGGTAATTTCACCCGGGTGCGCAGCCGTGGCGCGCCGTTTTCGCTGCATCAATACCTGATAGATCGGCTTGGCGTATGA
- the ppx gene encoding exopolyphosphatase, protein MDHLLAAVDLGSNSFRLSIGRVAQQEGSEQIYQIDRLKETVRLAAGLDADKRLSPEAIDRAVAVLERFGERLRSFHPNRVRAVATNTFRVARNTADFLPRAEAALGFPIEVIAGREEARLIFSGVVHTLPPSANKRLVIDIGGGSTEVIIGKGFEPGLMSSLYMGCVSFSRQFFQDGVVDAHQMKQAELAARREIEVIAKQYRKMGWKEVYGSSGTAKALFAILTECGFSKTGITRVGLNKLKDRIIRSGRVIPSELPGIKTERSDVLPGGLAIMSALFDELNIDVMYTGDGALRLGVLYDLLGRDDEHDKRDESVRQFMRRYHIDLNQAARVRRCALALFSGLTSPDSERGELKHLLGWAADLHEVGLSIAHNDYHKHSAYVLGNADMPGFSRADQQVMAMLALGHQGKLAKLEPLVRTRDQWLAVLCLRLAVLLLRRREDLPTLPLTLSVREKSIVIRVDNEWLAAHPLSDFTLHAEESEWRKVGFSFELLEL, encoded by the coding sequence ATGGATCATCTTCTAGCCGCCGTCGACCTCGGCTCCAACAGTTTCCGCCTGTCTATCGGCCGGGTCGCGCAGCAGGAGGGCTCTGAGCAGATCTATCAGATCGACCGCCTGAAAGAGACCGTGCGCCTGGCCGCCGGCCTGGACGCCGACAAGCGCCTGTCCCCGGAAGCCATCGACCGCGCCGTCGCCGTCCTGGAACGTTTCGGGGAACGGCTGCGCAGCTTCCACCCGAACCGGGTCCGCGCCGTCGCCACCAACACCTTCCGCGTCGCCCGCAATACCGCCGACTTCCTGCCCCGCGCCGAAGCCGCGCTGGGCTTCCCCATCGAAGTCATCGCCGGCCGGGAAGAAGCCCGCCTGATTTTCTCGGGGGTGGTCCATACCCTGCCCCCTTCGGCCAATAAACGGCTGGTCATCGACATCGGCGGCGGCTCCACGGAAGTCATCATCGGCAAGGGCTTCGAGCCTGGCCTGATGTCCTCCCTGTATATGGGCTGCGTCAGCTTCAGCCGCCAGTTCTTCCAGGATGGCGTGGTCGACGCGCACCAGATGAAGCAGGCCGAGCTGGCCGCCCGGCGCGAAATCGAAGTGATCGCCAAGCAATACCGCAAGATGGGCTGGAAAGAAGTCTACGGCTCTTCCGGCACCGCCAAGGCGCTATTTGCCATCCTCACGGAATGTGGTTTCTCCAAGACTGGCATCACACGCGTCGGTTTGAACAAGCTGAAGGACCGCATCATCCGCTCCGGGCGCGTCATCCCCTCGGAGCTGCCCGGCATCAAGACCGAACGGTCCGACGTGCTCCCGGGCGGCCTGGCCATCATGAGCGCCCTCTTCGATGAACTGAACATCGACGTCATGTACACCGGCGACGGCGCCCTGCGCCTGGGGGTGTTGTACGACCTGCTGGGCCGTGACGACGAGCACGACAAGCGCGATGAATCGGTGCGCCAGTTCATGCGCCGCTATCACATCGACCTGAACCAGGCGGCGCGGGTCCGCCGCTGTGCCCTGGCGCTGTTCTCGGGCCTGACCTCGCCGGACAGCGAGCGTGGCGAACTGAAGCATCTGCTGGGCTGGGCCGCGGATCTGCACGAAGTGGGTCTGTCGATCGCCCACAACGATTACCACAAGCATTCGGCCTACGTGCTGGGCAATGCGGACATGCCGGGCTTCTCCCGCGCCGACCAGCAAGTGATGGCCATGCTGGCGCTTGGCCACCAGGGCAAGCTGGCCAAGCTGGAACCCCTGGTACGCACGCGTGATCAATGGCTGGCGGTGCTGTGCCTGCGTCTGGCGGTATTGCTGCTGCGCCGGCGGGAAGACCTGCCCACGCTCCCCCTGACCCTGTCGGTGCGGGAGAAATCCATCGTGATCCGTGTCGACAATGAATGGCTGGCCGCTCACCCGCTCAGCGACTTCACCCTGCACGCCGAAGAATCAGAATGGCGCAAAGTAGGTTTCTCGTTCGAGCTGCTTGAGCTTTAA
- a CDS encoding GNAT family N-acetyltransferase, whose protein sequence is MLELVRIESDRTTAEAWSGPATTGLVVGLARTTEEIEEIQRLRYRVFTEDMGAVFPDAQDGIDQDRFDPWCEHLMVQELDTGRVVGTYRLLTPEKAREAGGYYSASEFDLTGLGPLRDQLVEAGRSCTHPDHRSGSVIMLLWTGVAEYMRRGGYRYLLGCASVSLRDDGVTAAEVWRAVAPHMKDEALPRVHPLHRYPVEKLNSTTLPARVPPLIKGYLKLGAKICGEPAWDPDFNAADFPVLLDMDAMDERYRRHFGLPAMPATAAAEQAAPAQGQARKVA, encoded by the coding sequence ATGCTCGAACTAGTTCGTATCGAATCCGATCGCACCACGGCGGAAGCCTGGTCCGGTCCCGCGACGACGGGATTAGTTGTCGGCCTCGCTCGTACGACGGAAGAAATCGAGGAAATACAACGGCTGCGCTACCGTGTCTTCACCGAGGACATGGGCGCCGTTTTCCCGGACGCCCAGGATGGCATCGACCAGGATCGTTTCGATCCCTGGTGTGAACATCTGATGGTGCAGGAGCTGGATACCGGCCGCGTGGTTGGTACCTATCGCCTGCTCACGCCGGAGAAAGCGCGCGAAGCGGGCGGGTATTACTCGGCTTCCGAATTCGATCTAACCGGGCTCGGCCCGCTGCGCGACCAGCTGGTCGAGGCTGGCCGGTCCTGCACCCACCCCGATCATCGCAGCGGCTCGGTCATCATGCTGCTGTGGACCGGCGTGGCGGAATACATGCGTCGCGGCGGCTACCGCTATCTGCTGGGTTGCGCCAGTGTCAGCCTGCGCGATGACGGCGTCACCGCCGCCGAGGTCTGGCGCGCCGTCGCTCCCCACATGAAGGACGAGGCCCTGCCGCGCGTGCATCCGCTGCACCGCTACCCGGTGGAAAAACTCAACAGCACCACGCTGCCGGCGCGCGTGCCGCCGCTGATCAAGGGTTACCTGAAACTGGGCGCCAAGATCTGTGGCGAACCGGCGTGGGATCCTGACTTCAATGCGGCGGATTTCCCGGTGCTGCTGGACATGGACGCCATGGACGAGCGTTATCGCCGTCACTTCGGCTTGCCGGCCATGCCGGCGACCGCGGCGGCGGAACAAGCCGCCCCGGCCCAAGGCCAGGCGCGCAAGGTGGCCTAG
- the glmM gene encoding phosphoglucosamine mutase — MSQRKYFGTDGVRGEVGGPVINAEFALRLGYAAGRVLAGESSTSGRPKVLIGKDTRISGYMLESALEAGLSAAGVDTLLAGPVPTPAVAYLTRTLRLKAGIVISASHNPFEDNGIKFFSAGGMKLPDEVESAIEAAIDEPLGCVGSEALGRARRIEDAAGRYIEFCKSTFPNDLDLKGLKIVVDAAHGAAYHIAPHVFRELGAEVHAIGVQPDGFNINKGVGAMHPESLADEVRARGAHLGIALDGDADRLQMVDGDGRIYNGDELLYAIVRARMQQTQVAGVVGTLMTNYGLERQLQTLGVGFERAAVGDRYVLEQMQARGWLYGGESSGHLICLDCHTTGDGIIAALQVLTALRRNTTTLADWVADLRMYPQEMINVPLSPGVDWKTHAGLAQARTDVETRLAGRGRVLIRASGTEPKLRLMVEAEDATVARASAELLAASLAG; from the coding sequence GTGAGTCAACGTAAATATTTTGGTACCGACGGCGTGCGGGGCGAGGTCGGTGGCCCGGTCATCAACGCGGAATTCGCGCTGCGGCTGGGCTACGCGGCAGGTCGCGTGCTGGCGGGCGAATCCTCTACCTCCGGGCGTCCCAAGGTGCTCATAGGCAAGGACACGCGTATCTCCGGCTACATGCTGGAATCCGCCCTGGAAGCGGGCCTGTCGGCGGCTGGCGTCGACACGTTGCTGGCTGGCCCCGTGCCGACCCCGGCGGTCGCCTATCTGACCCGCACGTTGCGTCTGAAGGCCGGCATCGTCATCAGCGCTTCGCACAATCCTTTCGAAGACAACGGCATCAAGTTCTTCTCCGCCGGCGGCATGAAGCTGCCCGATGAAGTGGAAAGCGCCATCGAAGCCGCCATCGACGAGCCGCTCGGCTGCGTGGGCTCCGAAGCGCTGGGCCGCGCGCGCCGCATCGAAGATGCCGCCGGCCGCTACATCGAATTCTGCAAGAGCACCTTCCCCAACGACCTGGACCTCAAGGGCCTGAAGATCGTGGTGGACGCGGCCCATGGCGCGGCGTATCACATCGCCCCCCACGTCTTCCGGGAATTGGGCGCCGAAGTCCATGCCATCGGCGTGCAGCCGGATGGCTTCAACATCAACAAGGGCGTGGGCGCCATGCACCCCGAGTCCCTGGCGGACGAAGTGCGTGCCCGCGGCGCCCACCTGGGCATCGCGCTGGATGGCGACGCCGACCGTCTGCAGATGGTTGACGGTGACGGCCGCATCTACAACGGCGACGAGCTGCTGTACGCGATCGTGCGCGCGCGCATGCAGCAGACGCAGGTGGCGGGTGTGGTCGGCACGCTGATGACCAACTACGGCCTGGAGCGCCAGCTGCAGACGCTGGGTGTCGGCTTCGAGCGCGCCGCGGTGGGCGACCGCTATGTGCTGGAGCAGATGCAGGCGCGCGGCTGGCTCTACGGCGGCGAAAGCTCGGGCCACCTGATCTGCCTGGACTGCCACACCACCGGCGACGGCATCATCGCCGCGCTGCAAGTGCTGACGGCCCTGCGGCGCAATACGACGACCTTGGCCGACTGGGTGGCCGATCTGCGCATGTATCCGCAGGAAATGATCAACGTGCCGTTGAGCCCCGGTGTCGACTGGAAAACCCATGCGGGCCTGGCCCAGGCTCGTACCGACGTCGAGACGCGTCTGGCCGGCCGCGGCCGCGTGCTGATCCGCGCATCGGGCACCGAGCCGAAGCTGCGCCTGATGGTTGAGGCGGAAGACGCCACGGTGGCGCGAGCCAGCGCGGAGCTGCTTGCGGCTTCGCTGGCGGGTTAA
- the folP gene encoding dihydropteroate synthase, which produces MANNFLCGRFEFDLERPLVMGIVNTTPDSFSDGGAHDDPDSAIAHAHKLIADGASILDLGGESTRPGAPEVSEQDELARLLPVVEGLRDCGVPLSIDTYKPGVMRAVLDAGADMINDIYGFRMPGAIEAVANTRAGLCVMHMKGEPRTMQDDTTYTDLLGEVGLFLGARAQKLRAAWIDPRRIVLDPGFGFGKSTEQNYLLLRRLASLRVSSYPLLVGLSRKSMIGNITGRQVGDRLAGSIAGALACVARGAAIVRVHDVQETVDALKVWQAVEQGATT; this is translated from the coding sequence ATGGCCAACAACTTTTTGTGCGGGCGCTTCGAGTTCGACCTTGAGCGCCCGCTGGTCATGGGCATCGTCAATACCACGCCCGATTCGTTTTCCGATGGCGGCGCGCACGACGATCCTGATTCCGCCATCGCACACGCGCACAAGCTGATTGCCGATGGCGCCAGCATTCTTGATCTTGGTGGTGAGTCCACCCGTCCCGGGGCGCCCGAGGTGTCCGAACAGGACGAACTCGCCCGCCTGCTGCCCGTGGTCGAAGGTTTGCGCGATTGCGGCGTGCCGCTGTCGATCGACACCTATAAGCCTGGCGTGATGCGCGCGGTGCTGGACGCCGGCGCCGACATGATCAACGACATCTACGGTTTCCGCATGCCGGGCGCGATCGAGGCCGTGGCCAACACGCGTGCCGGCCTGTGCGTCATGCACATGAAAGGTGAACCGCGCACCATGCAGGACGATACGACGTATACGGACCTGCTGGGCGAAGTCGGGCTGTTCCTGGGCGCGCGCGCGCAGAAGCTGCGGGCCGCCTGGATCGACCCGCGTCGCATCGTGCTGGATCCGGGCTTCGGTTTCGGCAAGTCCACCGAGCAAAACTATCTTTTATTGCGCAGGCTGGCCAGCCTGCGTGTATCGAGCTATCCCCTTTTGGTAGGTCTTTCCCGCAAGTCCATGATAGGCAACATCACAGGGCGCCAGGTTGGCGACAGGCTCGCCGGCAGCATCGCCGGCGCGCTGGCCTGTGTGGCGCGAGGCGCCGCCATCGTGCGCGTGCACGATGTGCAGGAAACCGTGGATGCCTTAAAGGTTTGGCAAGCTGTTGAACAGGGAGCGACGACGTGA
- the ftsH gene encoding ATP-dependent zinc metalloprotease FtsH, with translation MNNSFSKVAVWMVIALVLFTVFKQFDGRTQSQDGVSYTQFMDDAKGGRIRKVDVQGEVLYVTPDAGRPYTLTSPGDIWMVSDLLKYGVQVSGKAREEQSLLMNIFVSWFPMLLLIGVWIFFMRQMQGGGRGGAFSFGKSRARMLDENTNQITFSDVAGCDEAKEDVQELVDFLRDPSKFQKLGGRIPRGVLMVGSPGTGKTLLAKAIAGEAKVPFFSISGSDFVEMFVGVGAARVRDMFENAKKHAPCIIFIDEIDAVGRQRGAGLGGGNDEREQTLNQMLVEMDGFESGQGVIVIAATNRPDVLDPALLRPGRFDRQVVVPLPDIRGRDQILKVHMRKVPLSPNVDASVLARGTPGFSGADLANLVNEAALFAARRNGRTVDMSDFEKAKDKIIMGAERRSIVMPEEERKNTAYHESGHAIVARLLPKTDPVHKVTIIPRGRALGVTMQLPETDRYSMDKLRLLSTIAVLFGGRIAEELFMDQMTTGASNDFERATAIARDIVTRYGMTDELGPMVYAENEGEVFLGRSVTKTTHVSEATMQKVDSSIRKIIDEQYGVARKILEDNRDKVEAMTAALLEWETIDADQIDDIINGRPPRPPKTPQGPSDSADTPPSGLATGGNTAAAV, from the coding sequence TTGAACAATTCATTTTCGAAAGTCGCGGTCTGGATGGTGATCGCACTTGTGCTGTTCACGGTATTCAAGCAGTTCGACGGACGCACCCAATCCCAGGATGGCGTCAGTTATACGCAGTTCATGGATGATGCCAAAGGTGGCCGCATCCGCAAGGTGGACGTGCAAGGCGAGGTGCTGTACGTAACGCCTGACGCGGGTCGCCCGTATACGCTGACGTCGCCCGGCGACATCTGGATGGTCTCCGATCTGCTGAAATACGGTGTGCAGGTCTCCGGCAAGGCTCGCGAAGAGCAGTCCTTGCTGATGAACATCTTCGTGTCCTGGTTCCCGATGCTGTTGTTGATCGGCGTCTGGATCTTCTTCATGCGCCAGATGCAGGGCGGTGGCCGTGGCGGTGCGTTCAGCTTCGGCAAGTCGCGTGCGCGCATGCTGGATGAGAATACCAACCAGATCACTTTCTCGGACGTCGCCGGTTGCGACGAGGCCAAGGAAGATGTGCAGGAACTGGTGGACTTCCTGCGCGACCCCAGCAAGTTCCAGAAGCTGGGTGGCCGTATTCCCCGTGGCGTGCTGATGGTGGGTTCGCCGGGTACCGGTAAGACGCTGCTGGCCAAGGCCATCGCGGGCGAAGCCAAGGTGCCGTTCTTCAGCATCTCGGGTTCCGACTTCGTTGAAATGTTCGTCGGCGTGGGCGCGGCCCGCGTGCGCGACATGTTCGAAAATGCCAAGAAGCATGCGCCGTGCATCATCTTCATCGATGAAATCGACGCGGTTGGCCGTCAGCGTGGCGCCGGCCTGGGCGGTGGCAACGACGAACGCGAACAGACCCTGAACCAGATGCTGGTGGAAATGGACGGCTTCGAGTCGGGCCAGGGCGTCATCGTCATCGCCGCCACCAACCGTCCCGATGTGCTGGATCCCGCCTTGCTGCGTCCGGGCCGCTTCGACCGCCAGGTCGTGGTGCCGCTGCCGGACATCCGCGGTCGCGACCAGATCCTCAAGGTTCACATGCGCAAAGTGCCGCTGTCGCCTAACGTCGACGCGTCGGTGCTGGCCCGCGGTACCCCTGGTTTCTCGGGCGCCGACCTGGCCAACCTGGTCAATGAAGCCGCGCTGTTCGCTGCCCGCCGCAACGGCCGTACGGTCGACATGTCGGACTTCGAAAAAGCCAAGGACAAGATCATCATGGGCGCGGAACGCCGCTCCATCGTGATGCCCGAGGAAGAGCGCAAGAACACCGCGTACCACGAGTCCGGCCACGCCATTGTCGCGCGCCTGCTGCCCAAGACGGATCCGGTGCACAAGGTCACCATCATCCCGCGCGGTCGCGCGCTGGGTGTGACCATGCAGTTGCCGGAAACCGACCGCTACAGCATGGACAAGCTGCGCCTGCTCAGCACCATCGCCGTGTTGTTCGGTGGCCGTATCGCCGAAGAACTTTTCATGGACCAGATGACGACCGGTGCTTCGAATGACTTCGAACGCGCCACCGCCATCGCCCGCGACATCGTCACCCGCTACGGGATGACCGACGAGCTGGGTCCCATGGTGTATGCGGAAAACGAAGGCGAAGTCTTCCTGGGCCGCAGCGTCACCAAGACCACGCATGTGTCGGAAGCGACCATGCAGAAGGTTGACTCCTCGATCCGCAAGATCATCGACGAGCAGTACGGCGTCGCTCGCAAGATCCTGGAAGACAACCGTGACAAGGTCGAGGCCATGACGGCCGCGCTGCTCGAATGGGAAACCATCGACGCCGACCAGATCGACGACATCATCAACGGTCGTCCCCCCCGTCCTCCCAAGACCCCCCAGGGTCCGTCGGATTCCGCCGACACGCCGCCCAGCGGTCTGGCAACCGGCGGCAATACCGCCGCGGCGGTTTGA